The window TGGTTTTCACACTGTATCGAGCGAACGCTCCCTTTTACAcgctcccccccccccccctaaatgtaacatttcaatgcACTAAGTAAGTTGTACGAAATAAAAAGGTTCCGTTCTGTATGTTTTCAGACACTGGCAATGGGTAAATTATGTACGAAATACAATAAAGAATTAAACGAAGCGTACCAATCAAAAGAAAtccaagaaattaataaaaagaatgcGGATGTTTTTGAGCATATCAATAAACATGCTGgcaaaaattttacaacaataacTGATATCGAATTCTTCCATACAACATTAGAGATTGAAGAAAAATATGGTTTAAAATTACCAAATTGGACGGCAGTTGTGTATCCCAATCGTACGTTACCATTGATGAAACAAAGTTTAGCGATTTTTTCATATACACCGTTCATGAAACGTATTCGAGGCGGTTCCTTCATCAAAGAAGTGATTAACAACATGATTCTGAAACGTGATGGCAAATTAACACCGAATCGTGATTTGTTCTTGTATTCAGCGCACGATATCACTTTGGTTCATGTCTTCCGTACCTTGGGTTTTGAGGATTTATTTAAACCTGAATATGGGGCTACACTTATTTTTGAATTgtctaatattattaataacaccGATTCAGAAGTCAATGTAAGTTCCACAATCATACAGAGTGTCCTCATAAGTCTTTTAAAACCTCCAGAAACTGTGAGGATTTCtatcatcacgagagtaaataTTAACTccggaaaaaaatattaactccGGAAATTTTCGGGCCTGTTATATCTTGGACACCCTTTATATTATATCTTAGGACACTCTGTATACTTGAAATTGAACCGagtaaatttctaaattaatctggttttattttacagttaaaattCTTCAACACAACGGAACAAATGAAaccaacatttttgaaaataccaaAATGTGGTGAACcttgttttttgaataattttgtgaaattaatGACTCCATCAGTTCCTGCTGAATTCGATGAAGAAtgtgaaaataacaaataaattttcctatTACCAAAGACTTCCAAAGAATCatcaattttactattttaagacTTAATTTTTAAGACtcacaataaattttagtattttactttttgaaattcgtttttttttatggaattatCCTTAAatccctttttaaaaaaattaaatttataatcaattttaaggtAAATGGTTAAAGAAGAAcagtttaaagaaatattatacaacgtgttctgttattaactgcagaaacctaacttcccaaataagctcatcaagagcaacaaaaaaactcttttccaaatttggatctgagccctaatttgggagctacagatatgacaaaaattgataaatttgtttattcactgactatcattcgataaccagtagccaatgataatcagaagatattaataaatttcatttaataatattcaactaaagaagggatttttaaaaattataacatgatttaattggattatattatattgtaaaaatattaaattattgtacgtaaacaaacaaagtATGTGACAATGGGTTTGGTTTGTTTGCTTAGGTCCAACCaactgaacacgctataaaaattttagctcgataactctttttgattttgagttatcttgctcataaacaaacgaaaaatggactaattagatgattttatcaacaactataccaaaattttgtttgttaagcatcaatatttctaagcgttacaaacttgagattaAACTTAacatactctgatatatttcaaatatagggtataattataataattataaatcttttaataatattatcaaatatttagagagcattttataaatatttgaaagttttagtttgtaaattttgattttatagaaatttaaaaaaggtaaaatttttggaCAACCCTGGTGTTTGAAAtgaagatttaattaaaattatgtgtttGGTTAGGTGGGGCTACATGattcataaattcatttaaaaatattttaatttttatcttaaattagtgataattaacaaataagattaattttattatttttaagacaggtaagtaagtttttaattgctttgtttttttaattttaaatcctccaaaacttttgataaaattctttTGATTGGGTCTGGGTGTGGACTGAACTCGATTGGCTTTAATcctttttgatttgattttaaaaacagttcgatttcaattcaattttaatattaaatatgaatcaTCAATACAGAAAGTTAtcactttcaaatattttatttaaatgcttAATCGAGAATTTCATAAAGATTTAAGGGTTTTCGAggttatgtttatattttgtttatatgctttttcaaaattttacacgtcacaaaatatctaaattttggcgtgaaaattcaaaattgataagagcgtttatgatttttatcaaactaTATGGATCCGTTGTATTAATAAAGATccaaaagaaacttttttggtaattggatttcaattttttttacgtattttataatggctttataaaataattaattgtaggtgttaaaaattaatttaattttcgataagGATATACGCAAAGCATCGTGTGTTTAACGCGAGTCTCACGTTAAGATAATTTGGAGTAGATAATTAAGCGTGAACAGAATATTATCTAAGATTTGCTCAGATTTTCTGaatgtttccatttttttatgaaagcaTTACAAGTTCAGGACCGTAAAATTatcgttttaaataataaaattatcataaaaatttaaataattgtattttgtaataaattttaatgatatagaTGGCTCAGATCTAGGTTTTTTTGCGCTAAATACGAATGAAAATCATAATTGATCttatcttattatatttttttattagccgtatttaaaaattactaaataaagtAGAATCCTAGAATTTGGGCTTTGCTCTTCAGTTTTAACTTTCTCTGGGGAAATCGGAATAATTTGGCTACCTAATTGAAATCTCAAttagtttagttttatttataatttaaaatcgaaatgGGGAATTGTCGAAATAGATCGAGATTAATGTTGAATGGGTTGGAGGGatctctaaattttaaaatacgacctctttctttaaataaaaataatttttttttggattttccaGTATTTGATTGAAAGTGATTGCAAGATGGTGATGTTAAAAACCTGTTGGTCTCCATGTATCTGGAACAATGATGTTAAAGTTGGAAGTCGTTGTGTTGCAGTCTACACAGCAGCTTTTAGTGTGGTCCTTATCACCTTTATCGTGTACATGATGTGTGGCGGCGAATCAACACAGTTATATAATCCAATGTTTGAAGCCAGTAAAAATGGACGTATGTATCAATAGTCAGTTTTCTTGTCAGTCTCATTTTCCAGAGGGATAGTAAATTTATTCAGAcatatagaatattttataaatcataattggatatagttcaaataataaaacatagatGGACCTACAGTTAGCTTGACAACGTTGGACTCGAAACCAACTAAAAGACTTTGGTCGAATAATAGATCAGAGGGTCGCATTAAGATTAGTTCCAGGacatttagaattaaaaatttaattcaaggaAGCCTTCTTTTCACGCGATGACGTGaggtatgaataaaattaaaatctcatCATCAAATTTGCATACGAGTTTTCGATGTCGTGTTAGCTTCTAGAATTCGGTCTAGTAGTCTAGTAGGTTGTAGGTAATTACatagaaaacatttattaatcaattgaattttaaaataggttTGCCAATTTATGGATCAATATTCATCATATTATTCCTGGCATTAATTGGTTCATCAATTATAATGGTAATTGGTATCCAAAAATGTAATCGAGGCTATATGTTACCATGGCTAATTGTTTTtggaattataataattttccaattcTTATTTGGTTTATGGCTATTTTATGGATACTATATTTACGTAAGTTCAcatctaatttttaaatctcacaatatttttattggaaaatgctattttttttaGCTGGATGCTGCATTTTATGGAATTATTGACTGGTTTTGGATGGTTTACAACgtaagtataatttatttattggatccatagtttctgagatattgtcGAAAATCTCATGCGAATAGTATGATTTCTCGGGCAAATCGAGAATCATCAGAGAATTTTAACATTtgagttttttataaaacataattagatatagttcaaataataaaacatagatGGACCTACGGTTAACTTGAGTATCTGATAACGTTGTATTCGAAATCAACTACCAGACTTTGGGCGGGTAATAGATCAGATCGCTGCATTTAGTTTAGTCGCaagacatttaaaatttaatatttaatttcgaaatataataactgaaataaaatttcttttataaacaagttttgttttgatttcAGATGTATTGCTGGGCATGCGTATATTCACAATAccaaatatttgcaataatgCAATCACccaatattgaattattatggCCTTAAATAAAGGCATTTTATTCGCACCCCTCTCCActcacataaataatattattttttttaaattatatttttctatccGTCCGTCCAATAAATGTGATTTGCATTTAttgcaacaacaacaaaaaaagtgttcaattaataattttatttttagatttatattaattatgacattaattatttaattagtttaatcaAAACCAAGCTTTTAGATATAATTGTAAGGATGAAAAAACAACCTGTTTTAATTGACTTTTAAGATCTTGCCACGAAGGCAGAGAATCATTTTAAGAAtctccattttttttaagttatataatATGTGCCTTTTTAAAAACTACTTAACTCTCGAATCCGTCCTTTATTACTTGAAacttcattataaatttaattaaagtccTAAAAAGTAAATCGAATTTTATGATCCTTATTATAAGGACTGTTTTAAAAGAAACGGGTGTATGAAGGTGGTATGCCACGGAACCGTATTAAATAATGAACGGTCGTTTCAAAGCAATTAGGACATTAAAGTAGCCCCGTTGTTAGAATTTCTGATAGGATGTtctacaaaacattttttttataaatttgactggacttttgtaattatttataaaattttatttgtaattgtaaataaattgttttgataattcaacttttttttatattcttgattaataaatcaatttttaagtaaaatgttatttttttaatgttcttaatcctttatcaaattcaacGCCTATGACCactgaaaacttaaaaaagaattcTGACAAAGCCAATTAATTCATATTgatataagaataaaaacttttgctctatcacatcaaaattttagccaattttaataaatcaagtatgtaattatactaaatttgggtcatagttttcaaatttgtcgTCAAATTTACCCTACCTTTAACCGTTTTGAAAATTGTAGGGACCTGGTACCGATATTTTGCAGAAAGGTGAATCATAGCTAAAAAATAACAGCAAAAATGAAAAGtctaacccaaaattagtaggtttaaaaaaaaattccattcagatcggttaaaatttgggtgtattaTGAGAAGAatggaatttttgaacttgatgacgtcgtcaaaatccaaaaaattgaattttgctctatcacatccaaattttatccaattttaataaatcaagaatggaattatactaaatttgggccacacttttcaaatttgtcgtTAAATTTAACCTACCTATAACCGTTTTGAAAGTTGATTGGTCGTGGGACCGATATTTCGCCGAAAGGTGAatcatagttaaaaaataacggcagaaatgaaaagtttgacccaaaattagtaggtttcaaaaaaaattccattcaaatcggataaaatttgggtgtattgcgaaaaaaatcatttttttgaacttgatgacgtcatcaaaatccaaaaaattgaattttgctctatcacatccaaattttatccaattttaataaatcaagtatggaattatactaaatttgggtcatagttTTCAAATATGTCGTCAATTTTAACCTACCTATAACCGTTTTGAAAATTGTAGGGACCTGGTACCGATATTTCGCAGAAAGGTGAATGTTAGgtaaaaaataacatcaaaactgaaaagaatgacccaaaattagtaggtttcaaaaaaaattccattcagatcggataaaaattgggTGTATTATGAGAAGAatggattttttgaactttatgacgtcatcaaaatccaaaaaattgaattttgctttatcacatccaaattttagccaactttaataaatcaagtatggaattatactaaatttgggtcacacttttcaaatttatggtcaattTTAACCTATCTATAACCGTTTTGAAAACTGTGGGGTTCTGGTACCGATTTTTCACATAAAGGTGAATCATAGCAAAAAAATAACagcaaaaatgaaaagtttgactcaaattattagttattaaaacATACTTACCCAACTAAATTAATGAGTTAACTTCAGGGGAGGGGAGTTCAAGTGATGGAATGATGATGACCGTACCCTAAGATACGCCCAAGGTAATAAATATGGGTGGGAACGAGTGGGTGGAATTAATCATAAAACAgtaaacaattatttcatatcattattaaatatattttgtcaggttttacaaaataacaaaaaaacacgactgtgataaaatagttaattaataatattaatttaattatcagtttgttttgtttttgtatttaattaatttaaatttaatataatttaatttttaacgaagAAATACAGCTGAAGACTGACTTTGATAgtcaaagttgttttttttttttgtttttgaagaccgcttatagtttttttatttatttttttttttgaatagacTTTGAAGACTGACTGACGGCGGAGCGGATActtcatttataaatacatttaaagtacaagtttcatttttttttcttttttttttttttgttttaaatacacgtttcttaattttttttttcatttatatttttaattattttttttttttaaattcctatttaaatttaaatttttattaaaattacattaataatcataatacagTGAATtggttttcttttgtttttcatttcgttttaaaattagGTATTTAGTATTTCTTCAACAACTTCTTTTTAATAGTTACCTCTGCGGTATGCGGTATGCAGTCAagaaatattcgatattttgtttttaaattaaaagaaaaaaggagAACGATTCAATGACTCAATTTTGCTCAATTTAATAcacctaaaatttttatatttataatttaacgtTCTAATAAATCACTTTCAAATTTCGCGCGTAATTAGACATAAACATAGTGGACGCCATATTGCTCTGTGGTCATGACGTCAGTTGACTATAGATGCGctgatattttgtatgataattgtttataatttttaactttttaatttacatttttgaacaTGAAATTTTCACGTTTAAAGCAtgggttttcattttttttacgcgGAACTCCAATTCTTTTTCTAACAGAAAAATAGTACTAATGTACTCCTTATAACATCAGCTATCTGCCATGAAAGTGCCGTCAAAATCAATCCAGCCGTTTCGGTGATAAGCCGGAACAAACAGACAGACtgacatttcaattttatttatttttatattttaaatctttttatttcagttttttgtaattttctaggGTGAAGACCCAAAAAACCCACGTCTAACccatttaagtattaaaaaattagttattttgcATGAGATTTTGGAAGATATTTCAGAAACCATGGATCCAATGAAGAAATGaatccaatttttgtaatttttggttcaaaattaccttatttatcgaaattagatCATTGGATctgtggtttttgaaatatcgtccAAACTTTCATGCGAAAAACCATTTTTCGAATTGATTGCCGATCAATATTCATTGATAATTGCTCGATTGTCTCGATTTGTCGCTAATCATTTATTCGTGATCAAATCAGAacagaattataaaatttaggtGAATTAAAAAGAGAAGTCTTatcttaaaatgttttaaaaaaaaaaaatgagatcatttcaaaaaataaaaaagagcaACAAAATAGATTTTGTCTTGTcctaagtatataaaattacgtattttgatttgtttttagaaTCATTGTGAAATCGTTCGAATCGAGTCGTCCGTGTGTCCATCGAATTCCGATGCCGATTTGTCTATCGGATCACACCGGATTTACATAAAAAGgggacaaatattttttgtttaaatagaaTTAGAATAGAATAGAACTATGTACATagaatttgttaattatttttttgttaaaatatacttCAATTGCGTCTGCTTCTgagatcagtttttttttaaataattgtttcgtATAATTTTCTCAGTTTCTCATCTGCGTCTgcaatatattagaaaaaaccctgtttttacaataaaatatataaaatatttatttaaattccatttaatttaaaaaagtaactaGTCACCACGTGCCTCGCCTCGTCTCGTCTCACTTCATCTCATCTCATCTACATCGATctcttattttttacattattttaatgagATCAGATCAGATCTGGATTCACTTAGATCCATTCTAAATCAAATCAAACTTTACTTTAAgtattaacttaaaaaacaaatacagaCAAAATCGCTTATAACGACATTGATTAAACGCTTATTACAACCAATACTAGAATTAGTAAACCCGAAAATGTTGATAACCTATCGGACAGCATCACCACTAATCTCTGATTTCCCTGATAAAAAAGTCCGATTCctgaatcggaaattttcaattcgAGCAATCGAAATTCATAGGATTCAATTGAGgaaaaaatttccgattcattctaattgaaatcaattaaaatttggaaTCGAAATTTGATAGAAATGAATCggatttaattggaaaaaatttccaattcatttcgattgaattccgattctaattggaaatttccaattaattCCAATTCATGGATGgaattggaaatttcatatTGGACTTTATTGGATTGAATCGGGATTCAATCGGAATGAATGGGAACATTAATCGCTGTTCACGAATTCGGGATCTAAATTCAACAACCCCATCACATTTCAATAGGGGATTTGTGGctcaaaaaagttattttcttgcTAAAAATGACAGTGATGttccaattttcttttaacGTTGCGAACTTTCAATTTTCTTGTAGGAGAATGATTTTAGTGTTCTAGTTACTAAATCATCTCCCAGAAACATTTGCCGCACTAGGATCGTGCTATAAGCGATTTTAACTGTAATtgtattaacttaaaaaacaaataatagtttTGTATTAAATCTAACAGTAATCAGTAATCAGTATTCAGTATCAGTACCTATCAGTATCTTATTACacagtttaataatattttatttctcatCAGTAATcagtaccattttttttttttataaaatcaaaaatattcttatattcataaattaacgGAAAATCTtgttaagaaaacatttttttttaatatcattatcacaattattcttttttttttattgaaagaattAGTAACACCGTTTGTTTATTCATTTGTAGATAGATGGCATTGTAGTTTTTCTTGCACTTGCAAACGCAATGCGTTCGATTCATATTTACTGTCAATTGTCTACGATTTGAATAGATCTAGACATTCAAAGTTTACACATTTggatttaatcatatttttggattttcccattttttgaaaagggCCTCAATTAAATTCTATGTGCGCTAATAAAGGATGCGTCATAAAAACGCatttacattatataattttaaatttcgcgCGTAATTAGATGAAAACCATTGACATAACATTACATAGACTAAGTGTCCCTACATTCTtctgataaatgtatttttttgataaatattcctagttgacctaagcaattacctcagttaTTGGCACGATGATGCTTAGTCTATGTATAACTATTAAGTCAATGAGTGGACGCCATATTGCTCTGTGGTCATAACGTCAGTTGACTGTGAAtgtattcttttgataaatattcctagttgacctaagcaattacctcagatgttggcacgatGATGCTTAGTCTATGTATTACTGTAAAATCAATGAGTGGACGCCATATTGCTCTGTGGTCATGACGTCAGTTGAATGTGAttctgtttataatttaaactttttagtttacACAGCCATATGACGTAATAACGTGGCGAGTGCTATTTCATGGTGTTTTTATGAACTAAAGAGTAAAATACTGGAAAATCTAGGTCATTTGACAACCGAGACTCGAATGTCTAAATCTATTTGACGTAATtgtaaacaataacaaatttgaaagaaGGAACTcgatgctttattttatttataatttgtacaatttttataattcaatccAACAAAATTACGCTAtcgatgtttaaaataaattttcgaagtaCTTTCGaagtttaaactataaaaattgtattttttttattaaattgcactaatttttgtatagaacatagaacaaaaatatttttaataaaaaataatgccataggagataaatatttgaaactcgAATTACTTCTATATAACTTTTTGATTagctaattttaaattgttgtaaaaattatcaaaatttacgtTGCGTCGTTTCCAATTGATAGATATGGACGTCTTTTACGATTGTTGATAATTCCGAACaacttaaaatgaattaaattaagtacaaaaatgaaataaatttagtttgtcAAAGAAAcacttgatttttatttgaattttaagaatTGTTTTTGTTATCAGATTCAGATTTAGGTCAGAAGTACCACAACGGTCTAAGGTCTGCTCTTATTTTATGAGGTTGATTTTGGGTCTCATTAGTttaaaccaattaaaatatacttcacaaaaaaaaacccgtcgaattgtttcgttaaaaatacataatatttgcataaatttGTTATTCCATGTCTTTTTCGGCTCTATCAGGGGTCCTTTTAAGGATAAACAAATGAACTTAAAGATGCTTTTCTCCAACACTCGAAATGTTGTCACGGAAAGTAGAAATTCAAGGCTATTTGCAAAGGGAAACAAATTTCAATCTTTGTCCTGACAAATCTCTCTTGTACTTTCAATTTTCACAGCAACATATCAAGTCTTAACCCGTCAGAACTCgcgttatgaatttttcagatttttccaatctataaaaaatattttttttttctagtccgtcagaaattgtgagaatttctctcatcacgagaggtgtaagcaaaaactattaacttcggaaattttcgggtctgttcgtgtactttcgttagtttaatatgagtcgtattcagtaaattaaaacaacttgtgataaaaatatggtgaaattagttaaaatgaatttaattatttagattatttctttctaaattttaaaattatgtagaggttatgatttacaaagttaaagatattttaacgcCTGTGTAGAACACATGAGCAAATCTCTCTTCACGTAACTAAAGATTACAGAACAGTTAACGCGAGTGCTGGCGGGTTTCGAAATCTCACCTTCAAAAGAATCAAGAATGCCAAAGTTAAATAAATGTTGCAAAAacggaaactttttttttgttgaagtgTAGCTTCAATTCAGTTGGTACTCTTTACTTCattgattttagaaaaactttaaattcaattcaaatgaaAGGTCAGTGAATAATAAAGAGACATCTGACGTCAGACAATCATATGATACTGTTTTGTTATtgacattaatttatataattttcttttgtttaaattttcatttttcacatttaataatttaatataatttgtactttttgttaatatttctttaaaattaaatactttttttttatatcaaaattggttttgtTTTGTGTCAAATATGCTATATTAGTTAGGTATTATATCACTCCTATCTTTGCTCTGCTCTGCACTTCCATCTTTATGTTTCATCTTTCATTAcatcacaaataaaataaaaaaaagattcaactatatttttgtaaattatatatcgGTCGATTCATCGATACTTTGTCAATCAAAAGATTCATGAAGTCAAAGTATCGGTGAATCAATTTaatgagtttaaaattttttctaaatcaccaATGCCGTAACTCTTTCTATAGAATGTAGGTATCGAACGCAACGATTTAAATTCCATTCATAAAAGTTGTTTTCTGTCGAATCAACACTAATTATTGttgtattgtattgtttttattgaattccgattcattccgattg is drawn from Chrysoperla carnea chromosome X, inChrCarn1.1, whole genome shotgun sequence and contains these coding sequences:
- the LOC123302764 gene encoding lysosomal acid phosphatase-like, which translates into the protein MSKSKKVRSSIISSSIVLGAMGILISILLLFLCTSSFEFESDTSTANIQFISVIFRHGDRTPTETYPNDPYKDYPWPDGWGALTKMGKNQLYVAGQRLRTGYRHLIKDNYSPADVYVQSSDSDRCHMSAAVFLAGLYPPKGNQLWHDDIFWQPIPIHSYPKPLDQTLAMGKLCTKYNKELNEAYQSKEIQEINKKNADVFEHINKHAGKNFTTITDIEFFHTTLEIEEKYGLKLPNWTAVVYPNRTLPLMKQSLAIFSYTPFMKRIRGGSFIKEVINNMILKRDGKLTPNRDLFLYSAHDITLVHVFRTLGFEDLFKPEYGATLIFELSNIINNTDSEVNLKFFNTTEQMKPTFLKIPKCGEPCFLNNFVKLMTPSVPAEFDEECENNK
- the LOC123302787 gene encoding uncharacterized protein LOC123302787; this translates as MVMLKTCWSPCIWNNDVKVGSRCVAVYTAAFSVVLITFIVYMMCGGESTQLYNPMFEASKNGRLPIYGSIFIILFLALIGSSIIMVIGIQKCNRGYMLPWLIVFGIIIIFQFLFGLWLFYGYYIYLDAAFYGIIDWFWMVYNMYCWACVYSQYQIFAIMQSPNIELLWP